DNA sequence from the Spodoptera frugiperda isolate SF20-4 chromosome 15, AGI-APGP_CSIRO_Sfru_2.0, whole genome shotgun sequence genome:
tttttacaaagttaCACACTTGCATTTTGTCTCATTTATAGAGGGCACCGGTGTACCAGCTTTTACGACTCCTGTACCGGTCACGGATAAACAGGGGCACCGGATCAATTACTAGCTCAAgcttaaaatgataattttaaaataagctaatagcttaaaatatgtatttaggtatGGACCTTGCAATATTCCTAActacttttaaattattgtttattaataaattacttatcttTACTAAGTTACGtaataagtttataaatataggCTAATTAAGTCCTTGACTCCTTGACTGTCGGTAGATAAGTGATGAAGCAAACTTTTTTCATCTGTTAATTTACAAAGCTCGAGGTGAAAATGTGTATGAAATTACGTATTtcaaatgctattggataacTACCTAAGTGAGAAGTATATTAGTAAATACTTGCAACCTATACACAGCTAAGAAACAAAACATCATTCCTACAAAGCCAAACAAAGGAACAAAAGCGACACCATTTACACTAAAAGTGTATTAATTTGCAAGtcaaaaatgttttgatttttattcagcTACCGAAACACTTCGTAACTTTCCATGGCTGCAGTTTGGTGAACAATGTTGCAAATTAAATGGGCGGCCGTCGAATTCGTGCGACAATCGGCACGGACTGAGACGCGTGACCTGCCTGCCGAGTGTCACATTGTGTTGAAGAGCTTTGGTTGCGGCCTCATGCTTATTGGAGGCTTTCTTGTGTTGGCACTCTGCTAAATTGATGTATGTTAACGTCAGCCTTCTCAGCCTAATTACTTGCATCATTAACAAAGTAGTCAGTTAAACAGAGATATAATTAAGATATGATACATAGGTACGTGATTACATAAGTGATTGCACAAAGTATTCAGACTATTGAGTAATATAtggcgtgaagaggttctttctctcacgcgccccgcctcctccttagctagcatgactgcttcgcagaaggaggagacggcatcccagtccccctcgctccgcaccatggcttgtatcagtgccggacgcgagagggcgccgtcgccgaccacatccctgaggatacggcggtgctcagcccacgcagggcagaccgcaagcgtatgttccaccgtgtcctccgggcggtcttcgcagtgatgacacccgggcgtttcctcccgcccaatcagaaacaggaacctaccgaagcttccatgtccggtaagcacctgcgtcaggcggtaggtgaggacgccgtggcgcctctctagccactcctcaaagaggggacttaccgctgcaatgacagcgagcccaaagaTATGATACGGACAGTCGTTTAATCTTTTCATTGGCAGAGAATGAACCGAGCGCGGTGGCCCGAGGTGACTCACGCCACCGACTGTCAGCTCAATCCTTCATCTTCAACAACTGCATGACAAAGACTGATGCAGACATAGACACATTAGGGCTGAATTCTACGAAGTATACATTCCTGGTACTCATCAGGAAATATTGTGTGAGGattaatatacaatataacACAACACAATACTCTGACTATCTTGACTTTAAGCACCATACATAGCCAATATAGAAACTGTTGCTcctcattacaataaaaatcaaagacCCTTAAGCAGCTTTTGTGGCAAATTGAAAAATAAGTATGCAGACATATCAACTTCCCGTCTATTATCTGATTATCTCTCAACCCACGCTTTCGATCGAGATTGTTAACGCTTATAAGGGGAAATACTCGGGACTTATACGGCCAAATAGCATGTCTAAATACAGTTTCGAAATCAAAACATGAATGTAGTTTATAGTTTTTGTGTGTTCGGCTACCGCACACGGCTCTCGCGAACCTCATTCATCAGCTCTGATTGATTGCAACTGTCAAAACGGTAATGGCGGCGAGTACGGCCATATTGGTCCCGATGAATGCACCTAAGCCAATATTAATGCGCGTTATTGATGGGCCGACGCCAAGTTCACGGTTACTTATTAGAtgtgtaatttattaaacattctGTGGATACGCGTTTAGACTGAAGTAATTGAGCCTATGGTATTAGGTACTGTATGCACCTACAATCTATGTAACAAGActtatactaaattattatagttttcaaCACATTTCTGGATAATGgaaataattaagtacctacttatcgATATCCTGCGATCGATgtgatcttaattttttttagtaagaTCATGTTGATTCATAAATTTTCATCATATTGCCAACTACCTacacttttaacttttttgaattCTGCCGACTTCTACGGCGCGGCAGCGACCTAAATCTTGTTTCATAGAaagtgaaactatgtgactgacTAATGTTTTGTGTACAAGTATACGTACTATATTCGTTGCTTTATTTTTTCAACTCAATAGGAGAAACATGTTTTGAGATGCGATGTTAGCAGTCACGTTAAACAGATTGCGGCAATCAATCTTTAATTGAATTCGTATCGCCTCTTCCATCTTCGACAAATAATACTATGCAACATACGAACTTGATCGCTACAAGACGAATTGGAgtcttcaataaatattttgtatacagcGGGCATCAATCTTGCAGGTTTAAAAGGTGGCATTCAATGTTGCGGTAATATAAATTACGACAATCAATAAAGTGGCGTGCGTCAATCAAGGCATTGTGTGAGCCATAGGTAGCGGCGAGTTGTAAAATTGATATTAAGGGTCCGTGGTGGGTGACGTCAGCTCGCCCGGTGGTCGCCGTCCATGCTCCAGCACTGGATGTAATACGAACACGACGACACTATCTGCTAACTAGCTGTGTGGCTCTGTCACTTGCTAGTGTTGAGACGTACTCTCTGACACTCATCTTTTTTGATCGAATGTAGACTTCAAGTTTTCTCTCTGTTGGAATGGTCGGTTTGGTAGAAAAGAAACACTCCATCAAGATTCAGATAACTTTATTCAAtaggtactaaaatataaaGTCCCAAATTTGACACGACTGAATAGTTTTGTACAACACCGGTCAACCACGCAATGACCGACGAACGCGTTCAGCGTCCATCACATGTATTCGGACATTtacaaatatcaataaaataaaatattcttttacaCAATCCCACGTCCTAATCTAAAACAGTTTAGTGTATAAATTCGACacaatattagtttatttacatGTAACAACATTCCACTAACATTTTATCTATTGACCTCAACACGCCCTTCTCCAAAACAGTACGATTGCACATGTAATGagtaatttgtataaataaataatttaatgtgaaAGGTTGAGTACATTACAAGTACATAGGATATGTTTCTTAAACTCATTAAACGGAGAAAGTAACAAACGGTAACATATTTACAGACAGACCACATCGCGCGATATTAATGTATCTTCATGTTCTCCAGTAGTGGGAGCATGCGACTTGCGCGGCGAGTGAATCACTACAACGGGAAATAAACGAACGACATACCTCCAGATATTTAGTAGACAACTACTTAATAATGTAGTCTCATTAATTGTACCTGAAAAAACGAcaacaatttattacttaaacgATTGCTTTGAATATAATGGAAGACTGTGACTTGAATAATGTATTGAATCACTGTTTGCATTACGAATTAACttgaattttaaagtatttgcttttttttgtgtaaataactattgtgagacatactaaactaattgaaaataacggtttactcacgtgaacaaattgagaaaagctctactagttacaAGTCACAACGGGAGTCTTAATCATGACCTCGCGCAgctaacaattaatttatttcctatTGTGAATTTTCTTATGTATGCAACTTCGTAATGATATtccagttaatttatttttatgtttattaaactgATACATAGTaccttattattaaattgaagattcggttgccattcaagaagaaaaataaaagtagtaagTGTAACGCAAATGTTCCAGAGAATAGGgtaatttttaaaaattaatcaaagttaTAACTTCATTTGTACaattctattataactttcgtgagacatactaaattaattattatgctatcggttTAGCGGCTGCAGCGCGACTATCGCCAcgtcgtcgtgtgtcgcggaatgctgctcatgaatatgaggctttagcatggcttgaaactagtcgagttcctcgtcaaacagttacgtgagtaaatcgataacataataattaattcatttgcaCAACTGTGTATGTACTCACTCTAGCTAAGTTCGAATCCAGCGCCGGCCTGTATGGCGTAGAGCAGTTTCTCAGTGAGCTGCTCGTCCGTGTGGAACTCGGGCAGCTTCAGCAGGTTCATGCACGTCGACGACGACGGCAGCCGGTCCGACGCGCCCGCCGACTGGATGCAGAACGGCGGCTGCAGGTCCTGGGGTACCAAATGTAAAGAACGTTATTAACGTGGCTACATAGGCATGGTTGCTGCATAAATGTGTCGTGATTTCCAATTTCGTAcagttttttttgttatatcctCTGTATtttactaatgaaatgaaatgattttatttttctgtaaataggctacaaaatagcacttttacacgtcaaaaattataaaaaaaatctagatgtggtcggcatttcctaacggactactctgagaagaaaggCCGAAAAAAACACAGAggtcattgtctcttttaaagtccaggtatataaataatgtttgattTGAATAAGTACATTGTTCTATACCAaaactatacataaaataaaaattatccatATGATACTTGCAAATTGGTAAATGAAAAAGAATTACAAATGAAACCGTACCTTAAACCCTAGTAGCGGCGGCCTGGAGCAGCTGGTGACGAACTTGAGCAGTTGTCGCCGCTGGTCGTCCGTGAACGTCGACAACACGCGCCAGAAGCACTGCACCGTCGGGTGCTGCGCTGAGAACCCGCCTGTACCGATATACAGGAGTTTGTTAACTCTTCGTTGTCTAAACTATAgtatatttaatactttaactACATACAATTAAACTGAAGGTTAGTACTAAGAGAATCTTCCTTATTATCTGTGTAATATTCGCAATAATTATGTCAAGAGTAATACCATTCTTTAGCTAGACTCTAGCgtaaaagtaaaatttacaaaatagaaTACTGGGTAGCTAAAATCGTTTAAAGTCTATCGGTAAAGATACAGACATACACAGCTACCATCAACAGCATATCAAGCTCAACTATCATCAAAACTTTCTATAAGATTTACAACCTTATTGCCACACAATaagattgaaattcaaaattttacttCTTACCCATATTAGTAATCCGAGTATAATTTACCTGCGTAGTGAGTGTGTCTCCTTAAATCCTCTATATCGATGGGTACCTCGGCCCCGGATATGAGCAGTTGCAGCTCTCTACACGAGAACATGCGCAACCACTCGGCGCTCACTACCGACACTAGACCGCGCTTGAACGCAGTGCACTGGGACCTTATTTGTCTgcacaacacaaacaaaataaattatttaataaaccaAGAAGATAAATTTGTCATGTTTTAAGCATTAGAAGTACTTAATGTACACATAGTTGAAAGCATTTGATTTAAAGTGAAATATAACTTGTTTACTCACTTGTTCAATTTATAATCAGCGACTAGATGtatgtattctattctattttcagCGGTAACGGGAATATTTGCGCCGCCAGGTTTTAATTCCTCTAtctgcaataataaaataatagaaattaagtctaacatattatgttttacgATCTGAATAAACGCTTACAGACGTAGTACCTTGCGCAAAGCATTTTTTTGggcaagcccgccacaacctcccattaCCGCTGCAACTATCTATAGGTCTACTCCAGTTCTCGAATACGAAGTTTAGTTTGATTTTCGGCCGCAAGCATTagtaggttttattaatttactaataaaattacttaaaataaatatgaaaggtAAGAAATTAACTAAATTGAGTTATTTATCTGCATTCGTTCGTTTataaaagttcgcaataaatggaattttagtacgaaatctgcgaagtttccgACGCAAAGCATATTGCGCAATTTACGCAACGTAACTGCGCAAACTAAATCCGTAAACAGGGTAAAGCAAtatgtagaaataaatatagtgtACCCTCTGCTCCCCCAGCTCGTCGGTGAGCAGCGTGAAGTCGAGTCCGAGGTCGGGCACGTCCCGGCGGGCGTGGGCCCGCAGCAGTAGCAGGCCGCGGTGCAGCGCGGGGTCCAGCGAGGCCAGCGCGTGCACGTCGGCCTCCCCGCAGCCGCACAGCTTGCCCAGGAAGAACTCCGCCAGCGGCAGCTCCACCAGCAGGTTCTCGTACATCGCCTGCACACACATACATCATGTCTATTTCTAAATGTTTCAATTATTATACTACAAAGAACAAATCATTTAAACTTCAAATAAGTCTATTTTAGTATTACATGAAAAGGTCATTGTAAGTCCCTtttgaaaactaaaaaagaaGGTCTATCACCATACACCAACAACCACTACAAATTGTGTGCAAATGCCTGTGCATTTGCCGTATCCGATAGTACTTAGCTACTAGATAATTCTGTAATTATCGAGTAGTTTAGTATTATGGGATTATAAACTCATTAGCACTGGCCAACTTATTAATGAATTACAGTGATCTGACAAAGATagtttttccaaaattaaaatgGCAATAGTCATCCCAAAATACGTTCGTACGTACCTTTCCCAGCATCCTGCCGACGAAGTAGTAGTGCATGGGGAAGTCATCGTACAGTAGATGTACGGCGGGGTTCGGATACAACATGTTGTCTATTGTCAGCCGGAACAGACCCCTGTTCGGATCAAATGCAGATCTGAAATAGGAAATACACTATGGTTAAATTTTATCCAGTTTTCCACCCACATTCCAACTTACGAACTCAATTTATTATCATCACCAAATTCGATTCCATACGAAGACTTGTTTATCTATGTCTTTTGTCAATTAATATGTATAAGGATAATGGTTGATCTCTTACTTTAAGAGCTCAGAAAGAAACTCTCGGAATAGTCCACCGCCGTCGACACCAGCCTCTTCCGCACCGGCCTGGTTGATCAGTTGCACGCGAAGTTTCAACTTCAAATCAGGTTCTATAaggaaaacattatttaattactcaCATAGGAATCACAAAGAACTGATTTAGCATCTACATTTTCAATcacttttcaaaacaaaaatgttatttctgtTAAAGCAGTGCCCAATTTTTGAGCAATCTGTGAAACACCATTTCCAAAACTAAATCTAAAGAAACTCAAGTTTAtaattacgtaaaataaaattaccattatcTGGACTAAGTTTATCAAATGCATCTTCATATAAATGCGTCCTTCGAACACTGATGTTGATTGAGGGCCCCTCGTTGAAGTTCGTCATTTCGTACCAGTGGTCGTGCTTCTCcctaaaacataacaataatcaTATGATTATTCATCGttaaaattgagattttttcattattattttagaagGCACAGTCTTCTTTCAATATCAATCAGTAGATATTAGTTTTTTGTTAGCATCTCTTACAAGAAGGATTAGATTTGTGGGAAAATGTTTGAAACTTTATTTGGTTATTGATAGGTTCAAGTATGCACAAAATATACAAGGATATTGGTATAATGTGTTACCTCGCTAAAAGTCCTTGAAAGATAAGGACGCGCGTTGAGAATGGCACGACGAAAGGTATCTCCTTCAGTATGGTGACGGTTCGTAACTCTTTGATAGTTAGTGGTGGTCCTTCGTctgtacaataaatatgtaatatatcacaaataaaataagttgaaGCAGATATTGTTTAGTCTATGTAGTGAACATAATGTAGTAGGTACCGGTAGCGAGCGGTCGTGGCGCGGCGAGGCTGTGCGGGCGGCGCATGTGGTGGGCGCCGGCGGCCAGCAGCACGGCGGCGCCGCCCTCGGGCACGGCGCCCGCCGCCGGCCACGCGCCCGCGCCCACGAACCCCAGCCGACCGTCGCGGGCGTACAGCGCGCGCAGCAGCGCCGTGCATACCTGCGCCATACGACATTTGTACTACATCCTATATTTACCATAGCCGTATTATGGTATTGGTGTATTGCATATTGGTACACACCAATACCATAAGGTAAAATCGTCAAATGTCTCCCATCCACCAAAAACTACTCGGTCTGCTTCGAGCCAAAGTCATGATAAGTTATTGCGGGTCTCTATTGCTCCAGTCCCATTTATTATAGCAAGTAAGACTCATCTATTAAGAAGAAAATCCAACTTATTATTCAGGACAAACCTTGAAGAGATGTGACCAGGCAGGAGTTTGGTTCTTCCCGGAGATCTGTATGTGGTCGTTGTTGACGGCGTCCCGGTAGTGTCCGGTGACGGCGGGGCGCGACTCGGGGTAGGCCAGCTCCACCAGCCCCAGGCACACGGCGCGCAGCGTGCGGCACAGCGCGCCCAGCTCGCTGAACTCGAACGCGTGCACGcggcccccgcgccccgcgcccgcaGGGACCACCGCCACTCCCACTGTAAgcatattgcatttatttttatacgtagCAATCAACATGTTAAAGGGCAGTAACCTTTAAGAGACTGACTCTCTGAGAAAAATAATCTCCACAAATTCTAACCATAGTCTCAAATTCCAACTACaaaaagctagtattaaatcACTCACGTGAAATCTTTTTATCCTCATCAGGATCCCTGCAGAACTCAGTATCATGCAGGGTACCGATGAGCAAGGAGAACAGTGCGCAGAAGACGGCGAGTGGCGCGAGGAGGCGGTGCAGCGCCAGTGCGCGTGCGTCGTGCGCCAGTCCGCGGCACAGCGCGGCCAGCAGCGGCGTGGCGGGCGCGCCGTACACCGACGCGTGCGACATGCCCGACACCCACACCCACAGCCCGCGCAGGAACATCGGCTTGAACGCTAGCGTGTACAGTAGTCTgtaacatataaacataatcCAACTGAACAAAATGTTCCAAACTGTTCTCCTTTACTTCATTTTTTTGTCTCAAATACAATTTACAAGCAAAGacttattattgttacaatCCACAAACCTGTACTTATGCAGCGCCATTTTGTGACTTAACAACAAATTGTGACATATCTCCGACACACTATCCAGGAAGTCCTCACTGAGATCGGCCTCCGTGATTTGTGAGCAAGTGGTCATGATGCAGCGCTCGGGCTCGTTCAGCAGCTCTATACACCGCGTCAGCAACATTTGCTCCCGGACCGAGGTCGGGTTTGGTTCCTGTTCACTATCACTGTCATCATCCTTTTCAGCCACAGTCTCCTGACTGTACAACGAGTCTTCGAACTCGTAAGAGATTTGCTTATTACAAACATTAACAGTTAACTtagcaataattttaaaatagtctaAAACAATAGGATTGTTCGGCAGTCTTGTGTTGTCCAGATTTCGCACAACATTCACTGAAACAAACATGCTTGGATTAGAGCAATAAAATGTAAGTGACAGTGgaaattaaactatttaaacatTCATAAAGTTGTTTATTACTATGATACAGTTTATACAAAAATCTTACCAAAATCAGGTGGTTCTAATGTTAGCATAGAATGTAGTAGCCAAGAATCGTTGCGTAGTACTTGACTGGTGAATTTGGCGTCTTCTCGGAGGGCCTGTATGAGTGATAGGAACGGGAACTTCTTGTTTTGATCTTGCGCAAGCGCCGGTATTACGTACATCTCTACCGGTTCTGGGTACGGGTTACAAAGGAAGGCAGACGCGAACTCCGTCATGATGCTGTCACTGGTAATTCAAgaaatacaacataatattcaaGAAACAATAACTAATATTACAAAGGTACATTTGTTTGGATACTTACTCGTAATGTGGAATATTAACACGTGAGATGAGAGTTAAAGGTCGCTGTATGAGATCTAGTAGGGCTCCACTGAGTGGCGTCGGTGGATTGGGCGAAGGCCCGTACAGTGGCGGAGTCTTCTGACACATTAGCTTACACAAATCTTGAAAATAACCTGAAAAACGAAGGAAATTGGTGATAAAAACCCACTGACCTCACGTCATACAATATTTTCTAGATAACTGTTACAGTGTATTATTATGGTAAAGACTAGATGCATTGTaaagattttaaatgtaaatatgacAACTTTGTATTCAACTCTATTGAGTTTATGATATCTTAGTAAATTAACATTCCTTGATGTAGAAACTTGATAGTCAGCTGCggtaatatacaatattaaaaacgaaAAGTCCTTACCTCTTTTAATAAGATACAAAAACGTGTTCCCAACAATACTAAGTGCTTCATCACAGTTGATGGATGCCTCAGCCGTATTTGTAGATGTGAACACTTCAAACATTCTGAGTGGTACTGCTAAGGGTACCTATGGGAgattcaatatattttattaatatatttacattagaAAATGATACATATATAGtgtcattttttatattacccaCCTCACTATTTTCTTTCAACAAACGTAGGTGCAACACAAGCAATCTTCTGATCTGTACACATGCTCCACAAATTTGATATACCTTTTTCCATTGTTTCAAGAGTAATTGCGAAACAGAAACCTAAAAACAATACCAACACATtagaaatcaaaatttaaaataatacttccaTTCgtctaaaattaataattacgaattacttttatttattgaaaccatCAAAATTCTCTTTTACTTTCCAATAACCTTTTAAGTGAGCTTATAAGAAACTCAGTATTCTTTTTAGAATTGTATCAGCTGATCAGGAAAA
Encoded proteins:
- the LOC118269654 gene encoding ubiquitin-protein ligase E3C, which produces MYSFEGDFRRKPQQNLAGASAQRKTDRDTLILQSQQQRQKREEHRKRLNSTIKIQAYVRSYLTRKHFKQYERDQFDSIFPRINPDDQQMMCGLVAKILFFYDAQQDYSRLVSVSQLLLKQWKKVYQICGACVQIRRLLVLHLRLLKENSEVPLAVPLRMFEVFTSTNTAEASINCDEALSIVGNTFLYLIKRGYFQDLCKLMCQKTPPLYGPSPNPPTPLSGALLDLIQRPLTLISRVNIPHYDDSIMTEFASAFLCNPYPEPVEMYVIPALAQDQNKKFPFLSLIQALREDAKFTSQVLRNDSWLLHSMLTLEPPDFVNVVRNLDNTRLPNNPIVLDYFKIIAKLTVNVCNKQISYEFEDSLYSQETVAEKDDDSDSEQEPNPTSVREQMLLTRCIELLNEPERCIMTTCSQITEADLSEDFLDSVSEICHNLLLSHKMALHKYRLLYTLAFKPMFLRGLWVWVSGMSHASVYGAPATPLLAALCRGLAHDARALALHRLLAPLAVFCALFSLLIGTLHDTEFCRDPDEDKKISLGVAVVPAGAGRGGRVHAFEFSELGALCRTLRAVCLGLVELAYPESRPAVTGHYRDAVNNDHIQISGKNQTPAWSHLFKVCTALLRALYARDGRLGFVGAGAWPAAGAVPEGGAAVLLAAGAHHMRRPHSLAAPRPLATDEGPPLTIKELRTVTILKEIPFVVPFSTRVLIFQGLLAREKHDHWYEMTNFNEGPSINISVRRTHLYEDAFDKLSPDNEPDLKLKLRVQLINQAGAEEAGVDGGGLFREFLSELLKSAFDPNRGLFRLTIDNMLYPNPAVHLLYDDFPMHYYFVGRMLGKAMYENLLVELPLAEFFLGKLCGCGEADVHALASLDPALHRGLLLLRAHARRDVPDLGLDFTLLTDELGEQRIEELKPGGANIPVTAENRIEYIHLVADYKLNKQIRSQCTAFKRGLVSVVSAEWLRMFSCRELQLLISGAEVPIDIEDLRRHTHYAGGFSAQHPTVQCFWRVLSTFTDDQRRQLLKFVTSCSRPPLLGFKDLQPPFCIQSAGASDRLPSSSTCMNLLKLPEFHTDEQLTEKLLYAIQAGAGFELS